CTGCTGACCTCGGTCAGATGCATCGCCTCATCTAGGACTCGGAGCGGTCCGCCAACAATCCTGCCGTGGGGAGAATGAATCAAGGAAGGCACGCGAGGGGACCGACTGTTGGGTCTACGGTAGGCCGTTTGCCTCAACGCCATTGGGCGGCAAGGCGAGGACGGCGGGTGACAAGGCCCGTGCATCCCCCAGTCTAGGACTCTCAACGCAGAAAGTGAGGACGAGGAAGGAGCGAAACGGTTGGAGCGGTCCATGCCTTTGCAGTGAGCGCGGGGGAGGGGTCGTCTCGCAAGGCGGCCGCTGCTGAGCCTCTCTGCGCAATCCTTGCACAGCCATCCAATCCTCCCGCCCGCCGCCTTTCCCACGCCCATCCGTCGATTGACTAGCAAAGCAAAGCAATGGGAATAAATCATGCTCaaatggcggcggcggccagtcTTTTTCGCGACAATTTTCCAAGGGCGGATCCCTCTGCGCATCCGCTCGCTCATCGCGCCCTTGGGGGGAACACACCATGCACACAAGTTTACCATCGACGCAGACAATGAAGAGCAGCTTCTCTGGTCAATACCTTGACAATCCCCTCGTCCGTCCTACATTCGTCATTCGTCCGGAACCCAACCTTGCCCAAGGCTGTGGCCACTTATCGTTCGCCTCCCCACACAGGCAACACGGCTACCGTGGCTACCGTGTTCTGTGTATAAGAAGAGGTCTGCGCCGCTGCCTGGCCCGGTTATCCTAGGCCTGCAGTATCTGGGCCTGGTTGCTCACCCTGTTCCTCACTCACCCACCTACCCACCCGCACATGAATATACACCCCCCCCCAAACctgtctttttcttttccaaGGGCGGCCCGAAGTCTTCGCCATGGTTTCTCGGTTATAGGTCGCACGCCCTGCTCCCCAGGTTTCCTTCGTTACGGCACCAACCGGCTGCCTGAACCCGGTTTCGAGTGATCTAATCGCGGACCACACCGACCTCTCATCTCACTCACTCACCCTCTTGCCTCGCCGCGCGCTTCGTCTCTCCGCCCCacagcttcatcggattagCCCGCCTCGTCTCCTTACGGCCTCGTCTCCTTAAGGAGCGGCCTCATCCTCCCTTCGTTGCCCGTGTCACCGACCTGCCATCTCCTCTCCGAGTTCAACAACGTTATACCCTCGGTTCATAATATCTGGTCTGCCCAGGGCCCTCCCCTCCATCCCTCGCATCATCGTGTCGCGTGGCCAATCTATCGGCGCTCTATCAAGGCCCTCATGGATCCCCGAGCCGACCGGAGTGTCGGTACACCAGCCGTCCATGTCTGTCCTCAGTGCTCGAAAAGGTTCTCTCGACTCTGTGACCTGAACAAGCATTCAAAGTCGCATACCCGCCCACACAAATGCCGTGAACCCTCATGCAAATATAGCACCCTTGGTTGGCCTACAGCGAAAGAATTGGAGCGACACCACAACGACAAGCACTCGGCTACCCCACGCACCTTTCGCTGTTGGTTCCAGCCGTGCTCCTACTCGTCCAAGAGAGAATCCAACTGCAAGCAGCATATGGAGAAGGTTCATAACTGGGAATACGTCAAGAGCAAGTCGAGAGGCAGACGCTCGGCCGCTCAGCGCAAGGCCGCCGACGGTGCTCGAGCCTCAGAGAACTGCGCCGTGGCTGTCGACGCGGACCACAGCCGTCCGGCTCTTGCAACTTCGCACCGCCCTGCGACCGCGCCCACAACCGGTGGCGACTTTCTCCTCTTTGACGATCAGGAAGATGCCGTCGGCGAGGACGATGACCCGCATTGCCTGCAGTACGGCGGCACCGACAACGCCGAGTCATATCTGCCCTGGACGTCGCCAACGACTCGCTTGCGGGACAACGAATTGCTCATCGAGAGGTTCAGCCAGACTTACAACGGCGCGCAAGGGAACGCGAATGCCATCCCCAGCACCCTCGGCGCTGGCATGGACCCTGTACTTCCCGACTTGGTCCTTCCTGGTGCTCGGTACTACCCGCAAGGAGATGACGGAAATGCGAACGCCGTCGCGATCAAGGTCGAATCCCCGGTCAAGTCCCTGGACACCGCTTCCCCCACGAAGAGAAAGTATCAGCTTTTTAAAGACCGCTCACCACAACAGAACTCGACTCCTGCATCGACACAAGCCAGGGAGCCGAACCGCGGCCGGGAAGCCGGAGCAGGTCAGGGTCCGTCGATATCATTGGGATACCGCCCCTCTGTTAAGCGCGGAGACGGCAGCGACGGAAACGGGTCTCGTCCGAAGAGGGCAAAGCTCGATCCCGCCCGCGACTTCACCGATACGACCATGCCCGACATTTTCCGCCATGCCCACCCAGATATATAGTCAGTCGGCGCTCGCTGTTTTGCCTGCTTCACTTTTGGTCAATCCCAAGGTTGGCTGACTCGCCATGCCCCAACAGTGACAGGAATCGATCCGACAAGTACTCACCATGCCACACTGTCCATCGAGAAATCTCGACGCTCATGTGAGTTTCCTCTCCGTTACGAATACACTCTCTCACCAAGGCTGATCTCGCCGCCTAGTCGGCATTTGAGTAGACCGGCCCATCGCCTCTCCGTGACCGGGCGGGCCATATCTTCCTTCGACATCGAGGACCCGGACTTCAAACACCCAAGGGTGGGAGTCTGCCGAAACTGCTGGCAAACTTTTCATGAACGCTCCGATTTCGACAGCCACTTGTCCTCTCCCTGCCAGAGAGTATCCaagggaaagaaagaaaagtgGCGGGTGCTGTACGAGAGCTTCACCCCCTTAGCGGCCGGCCCGAACACGCAGACTGGTGGAGAACTGTGCGGCCGGCCGGCCGAACATCCGAATGACGCTCTCAGTCCCGCAGGCATTGGCAACCAAGAGGCTGCCCGAACGCCTTCAACCTCAGTTCCGTCACCTGTCTCCCCCCAACTCGCGAATCCTACACCCGTCGGCTCCGGAGTCGAACGGTTCGTTTCCGCGGACGAGCATGATAGGCTGCAAAGGGAGCATGAAGCGTTGCGCGAGAGGCACCAGCAGCTCGAGCGGATGGCGCAGGCCCTCCTGATCAAGCAGCTCTTCCAGGAAAGCATGAATCTCACCACCGCAGCGGGACCCGCCGTCAAGCCGCCACTGCCAATAGCCTCGTCCGAAAAGGACTGCCCCGCCACCTCGGCGGCAGCTTCTGACCGAGATAATCTTGTCCAGCACATGAACTCGCACTCCACGGACGTCGACGTGCATGCCTTCATGGAGGAGATGGAGGACGCCCGCCAAAGCCTCTCGAGGATGAACTCGGGGCTGAGCACCGCCTCGCGCTCCACCATCCACCGTGTCCCGCCGAGTCCGCCATCCCGGCATGCCGATCTTCCGGGCTTTCCAAGCGGCGATGGCGAGACGGGTCGACACGCCCCGCTGCCGTCCATCCCCGACTCGGGTTACGGCACGGAAAACCGGCGCGGCAGCTTGGGCgatctcgccgccgccggcgcgggGCAGCAGCCAGCGACGCCGGGGTCCCTGATACCGCCGTGCACTGCCGAGTCGGCCGCCGGCGGGGACGGCAATAATAAGGACAAGGCGGGCGGCGAGGCCGTTTTGTGGGGCGAGAGTCCTCTCCAGCAGACCCCGAGAGGCTACAACGGCACGCTGTCCCCCCCTCACCATGGCCAGCCGAGCTTCATGACGGAGCACGACATGGCCGACATGGCCGACTACGCCGACGATTTCTACAACATTTTTTATCAAGACAACATGCTCCACTCGCGCTCGTCGCCGCCCGGTTTCACGTTTGAGAACCCCTCGCAGGTCGAGTAGCAGGCGGCGGCACCATGGATAGATTTAAGAGGAGGACTAGAGAGATTTGCGAGCCTCCAGCAGCAATGGGCTCTTGCTTTCTTTCTTTAAAAAACACTGGCACACGTCTGAAATACATGGGTTAATGGATGGAATAACGGAATTTATGATATCATGTCAAATCTTGCGATGTTACATATGGGCACACATATGGGCACACTGGCTGTGCAACGACCTTCTACCAAAGGGCAGAGAGACAGCACGAATCCAGCTTCGCTCAGTTAATTTACTGCAACTTTTGCTCTTCATGCAAGGATGTCACCGTGCAGAGCCACCCGCATGCTGTTAAAGGCACATTTTTGTTTTTCTGAATGACAACTAACAGTGTCTCACTCACTACATCCCACCCGATCCATCACCGCCCCGACGGTCACGGAACCGAGACAACAGGTTGTATAGGTTGTGTCGCCAATGCTCAATCCCGCCTGACACGACCTGTTCTCTCAACCCCAAAATGACCGTATCGCTCTGCACAGCTCTATCCCGTCAAACTCGATCATGTAATGTACTACTACAAGTCCCATAGTCCTCCTGACACCCCAGGAGAGGTATGCACGAGAGAGCGTTGTCGGTGCACTTACTCGACAGGCTGCAGCACTGCCCGAATTCGCTGCCCGTACATGTCTGCTTCACTTCGGGACCGCAGCGTCCGTCGGTGCTGACTGGGAGACCGGTTTGCGTCGGCTCGGCGGATGACGTTGCTTTAATACAAAGCAGTAAGAAAAACATGTCCAAACTCTGAAGACAACCAGCAGGGGGGAGCAAAGTTACAGAGCTGGTTTTATTAGATAAGGGGGGCCAAGTGATGGACGGTATTGAGTAAACAGGACTTACATGGATCACCTGTCTTTGTGGAGCTAGTCTTGGTCTTGGTAGAGAACGTGGTCTGCGAGGAAGGGATGGTCGTCGTGCTCGGTGTCCCATCACAGCTTCCCCACTCGGGCTGGCAGCCTTTTTCGGAGGAGCAGTGGTCGTAGCTGTCACCGCACCATCCAAAGACGGAGCAGCAGGAGCCGAACTCTGTGCCGGCGCACGTCACGCCGTTGCCGCAAGTGCCGTCGATGCTCGGGCCGCTGTGCGTCGGGGCGACAGAGAtggtcgtcctcgtcgggtCCGTGGGCATGGTGCTAGTGGACTCGGGAGGGGCCACTGAGGTGGTCGGCACGGTGATGCTGCCGTTGGGTCCCTGGCGGTACCAGTTCTCGACAGGATCGCCGAGGCACTTGCCCACCGTCACCGCTCGGTAGCCGTTGGCGAAGAGAGAGGTTAGGATGTAGTCGGTCAGGTTGTACACGGTCTGATAGTGGATGTCGTGTTCGATCTGCAGAAAATTGTCCGAGGACGGGTCAGAGCCATCGATGGCGTCGTCCCAAATATCTTTGCTGGTCTGGATCTCCGTCGCATCGTCGTGAAGGTACCCCTccgtgtcgaggtcgaaataCACCACGTGGTAGCCCAGGGTTGAGAGGATGTCTTGGCAGTTCTTCTCGCAGATAGAATAAGGGGGCCTCATGTAGGTCGGGAAGAAGCCGAGGATTGAGTTGAGCGCAATTTCGTTCCAGATCATTTGGTTCGTGAATTGCGTGGTGGTCAACTGGCTGGCGTTCTGGTGAGACCAAGTGTGACTGGCAATCTGATGGCCCTCGGCATGCATTCTCTGCGAGGCTTCATGAGTCTTTCATTAGTCCGCCACCGGCCGTCACAGAGTCACACTCACTCTGATGATTTGCGGATATATTGTGGTTGGATCATTGATCTGTCCCTTCCCAAGGTTTGTCCCAGTGATGAAGAAGGTGGCTCTTGCGTCGTAGCTCTAGTTGCTCGGTTAGCCAGCATGCTGCTATGCATGGATACGTTCGCGGCGTAGTCTCGGACCTTCAGGATATCGAGGAGGTCATTGGTGTAGAGATACGGCCCATCGTCGAAAGTCAAAGCAATATCACCCGCATTCTCGCAGTCGTAGATGCCGGCTCCGCCATAAGGAACGTTCCCCAGCTTTAGCCGCGCGACGTTCGAGGTATCAACTCCTTTTGGTTTTTGATTCTGTCCACTTGGTCAGTCCGACGATAACTCGGGAGTGGATCGCGGTCCTGATTACAGCATCACAGGCGGTGGAATAGTTGATTTGGCAGTCGGGCGCGCTGCAATAGTCCGGGCCCGTTCCGCACCATCTATCTCGGTTTCATTAGTTGACCTTCCCGTCAACGCCGGTCAGGGAGGCAAACATACCCTTCAAGGGAGCAACACTCTCCTTCAGCACAGCTTCCGTAACCAGGCCCGCAGCGTccctcgtcgtcatcatcttGCCGCCCCTTCAAGAATCCCCGTCGACTACTGGTAGACTTTCTGGCGGTGGTAAGTCCGCCGGAATATGCTCCCTTCCATGTGCCCAGTTCAGATAGAAGCCGTCTCGCTCCCATGAGCTTTGGCACGTGCTGGCCATGGTTGTTATGGGCACACGCCAAGCCAAGCAAGGCGGCCGGGAGGGTGGACGACAGCCTCATCGTGAGTCGGGCGCGATATTACCTGCTGCGCCTAGCAAAGACAATGGTTCTTTTGGCACCCGAGAGTCCACGGCATGTAGTGGACGGGAGGGGGTGAAGGAATATACCAGAGACACGATAGGTGTTGGCAACCTAGCCGCTGCCAATGGTATCAAGACAAAATTAAAAGGTTCCCGCAGCGGCACAAGCTCCGGTGTGCATGCAGTAGGGTCACAGAGGAGAGCGACCGAGAGAGGGCTCGGCGATGGGGGGGTATCCGGGGAAGTATAAATGAAGGTGGCAGATGCCACACCCCCGGGACCTGCGAACACCCACGTTGCAAAAGACCGGGTTCTATATTACCGTCCATCTTTCCGGCACAGGTTGCCTTGTTACCTCGCGAGGGGTTTCCCAACATTCTGTTTCCTGCAACCGTAGCTCTACGGTCGCTCGGGGAGCGGCACAAGATGGTATCGAAAATACGAGGTGCTCTGCAGGTGTGCAACCACCCTTCGAGGACTTAGAAGAAACTTGATGAAGACCACGGGTCATCGGTTCCTGAACTCCGCCAACCGCGCCGACGAGTTGATGTTGTGAAGCACGAAAACGATACCCGCCTATGGCCGACGGTGCAAGACAGGGTCGAGAAACGCAAGTTCAATATAAACGGACCCGCAATGACCTGTAAGGTGACAGGTAGCCTCGCATCCAGCTGAACCTTCAGATATTAACGAAAGATATTAACGAAACAGCGAGTTGTCGCAAACGGTGCAGCCCTGCCGGGACGACATGGAGATTCCCTTTCGGAAGTTGTTAACCCGCAGAGCTTCTCGAAGTCAAGAGCAGGCTAGTCGAGGCGATCGGAGAAGCGGAAAAGGCGGGCAAGTCGGGCTGATCAGCCATGAATGCGCTGCGAGCCGAGGGCAGGAGGACGAAGGCGAGTCATCTTCTCTCGGCAGCGGCCAGGGTCGAGCAGACAATGAAATGCATCTTGCTGTAACCATGGGCAGGATGTCGGCCCAGACTGCAACGATCAGCCGCACGTACTGGGAGCCGATTCCGGTAGGTCTGGCGCCCGGGGGATTGCAGCCTCGAAGGCTTGGTATTCCCGTATAAAGGATGACGCGGCAAAATATCCTAAATTCGTAAAAGCGGCTCACCGATCACCACTTTGCATTCCGGCTGAAGTCGACCTCGAGAGAATCTGCGGAGCTGCGTAGCGGACAACGGGTGGTATGCCAGCAGGAGTGAAAGTTGCGAGAAACGGCACCGCAAGCTTTGTAGCGACGACTTGTGTAAGTGGTATACAGGAAAATGAGAGATGAGTGAGAGCTTTCGTAACACAAATTTAAGAAATCATGAGCCTTCGGTGGTTAGAAAAACCTTAAACAGACAACTAACGGCAATTTACAAGACGCGCAATCGTCACCTTTCGGTACCAGAGGAGGTTGCCTAGCTTCAAAGCCTGAGCTGTTGAAATGTTCCTGCCCCAACCCGTCCACGGTCCAGCGGGGGAGGAGCCCTGGGAAAGCGCACCCCAGGTTTTTTCGGTCTTTGAGAGCATCTAGATAGCAGCTGGTAAGCAATGGGTGACCACGGGTTAAATGAACCCGGATTCCGGCTCGACCAAATGGTGCCTTCCTCCAGTCCAGAATTGAACGAAGGGCAGGAGCCCCTTCATAAACCAGTCTACATACCGCATTTGAGTTTGCGTTCTAGGGATATCCGGTCCCCTCTTGCTCGAGTTGTCTGAACCTGCTGCGGTGCGAGGTGAAGCAGCACGTTTCTTCGCGTTGCTGCCGGGACAAGCAAGCAACGTTCAATAGCTCGCTTTCTCGCCCGCAGTGCAGCAAGCCGGGGCAACCGTTAATGTCCATACGGTAACACATCGACACGTCGTGGTAACGTGCCATGCATGTTCCAGCCAGCAATCGGCAAAGCGGTCTTCTTCCGCTTTCGCTTGCCGCTCGAGGGAGCCACCCGCTACCTTACTTGCCTTGTGATGTTGCCATGGCGGGTAGgcagagggcaaggtacggAAGTGCCAAACACCAATAGCTAAGCAACCGGAAATGGGACATTTATATATCAGTTATGTCGGATCTTAGGACCAGTCCCTTGAGGAGGGTTGCAGCATTGTCAGGGATCGATATTATATTGCACCGTGCCTGATCTCGGCGTCAATCAGAACATGTACGTGACGCCCTGCGACCCGCCCTAGGttcaccttttttttttttctttttctcctttgtgtaaaaaaaaaagggggggggagggggagcgAGCAGTAACGGTTGTGACAACCCACAACTGACTCGGGCTCGCCATTTCCGGACTCTGTCCGGGTTATCAATAAGGCAGAGAAGCTGATAGAGCCTGGTGTGACCGAGCAGGTTTGTCTTTCGCAGGTGTACACTTCTCGGACCAACCCTCGACTTCATCAACTCACACATACAGCGGAATGACCCAATGTGAACGGGATTGCAAAATCATTATGTTTATATAGCGAGAGGTCCTTCTTAACCAAAACTAATAAAGAATACGCACAACTAACTTGCGGTACAGCTGGGCGGCAACCGTCAAAACCACCGGCAACACCACCGATACCCTCATACaaacatacagtacatacagtacatacacaaAACCATACCTCGTCAGTCCCATCAACTCGTTAGGTCCAAAATGAAAAAGTGACAAGCccgagggaaaaaaaaaaaaaaatcctcCCGTCTCACGCAACCATAGCGCCCACGGCCGCGGGGATCTCCGCAAACAAGATGCCCTTGAAGGCCGCCTCGCCCATCTCCTCGCCCCACTGCCCTGCTCGTTTCAGCGCCGCCTTCCACTTCTGCTTCTGCTCCTCCGCCAGCTCCTCCCAGCTCTTGGCCTCCCCGTGCCGCGCGGCGTCGTGGCCCTCCACCCGGatcaccacctcctcctccgcgacGTGATGCAGGACCACCACCACagtcttctcctcctcctctccctcctccccgtcctccttcttctcgccggcccccgcgcccgcgccggtCTTCTTCCCCTGCAACGCCTTCTTGGCCTCGTGGTACTCCGCCAACACCCCCGCAACCGGCAGGGGcgagggcgccgccgcctccgcccgcGCCTCGACGGCGACGCCGTAGAACCGCCCGGGGCTGTGCCAGCGCACGGGCGTGACGGAGCGGGCGCCGATGACGGGGCGCGAGAGGCCCTTGACCTCCAGGACGCCCTGCAGCAGGAGCGCCAGCAGGGCGAAGACGAGGGCGGAGGTGAGGAGGAGGCTGGCGGGCGAGGGGCGGCGGGGCTTGAGGGCTAGCGTGTATCCGGGGGCTCCTTGCTGCTtctcttgttgttgttgacgtcgtcgttgttgttgttgctgctgttctTGTTCCCGCCGGGGTCGTAGCGGGAGAGAGTGGACCACGCAGGTGTTGGCCATGGAGCCTATCGAGGCGAGTTTGATGTGCGGGGGTTGCTGCGGTTGCTGTTTCCCGGCGGTCGCCGAAGGGGTTATGCTGGAGAAGGCGAGGCCGGAGATGGGGCCGGCGTGGACCTCTTTGAACGTGGTGACTGGGTAGAGGTTGGATATGAGGTTGATGTCGCCGATGGACTGGTGGTCGAGAGTGTACAGCGTGATGGAGCTGTCCTGGCCCGTCACGGCGATGACGAACTGGGTCTCGTCTTGCTTGGCGAACGGGCTGGCCGGGGGGGAGAGATTCCGGACGGCCATGCTCGTCGCGCGCCTGATGCTCTTGGGAAGTTTCGCCGAGATGGCCAGCCTGGCTTTCccttccttctcctccttacCCAGGTCGGATCGGTTGGGAAGGCGGAAGCCCTGGAGGACCGCGCCGCCCGACTTGATGTTTGCGACGGCCAACACGAAGGTTGGTGTCAGGAAGCGTATGCATCGCAGGGAAGGCCGATCCTTGGCCCCCGTCGCTGCGTCCAGCGGCATCGACCAGACGGCATGCGGACCGCTGGTGGCCGTCTTGGTGACCACCAGGGtgtagatgtcgtagttGTCGCAGTACACCAGTTGGTGCTCGTCGTCCGAGACCTGCATCATGTCCATATCCTGAGCCTCCTTTGGAAGCTCCACCTTCCCCCGGAGCTGGGGCGCCGGGCTGTTGCTGGTCGCGGCAGGCATGTCGAAGACGGCGATTTGCGGATCGTTGGAACGTCCGATGCTGCCTGTCGCGGCTGCGCCAACCGGGCCCGATATCCTCAGCAATCTCTGATATGCGTCCGTGTCTGTGGTCGAGAAGAGGGCGGACCTCGAGATCTCGGCGATCTTGGGGTTGGGCTGTTCCTTGGCCCCGGAGGGCAGGTCGGCTGCAAACACCCTGAAGTGTTCGTTCTTGCCCTTCTTCAGATCCTCCTCGGCCGAATTGATACCCGCGTAGAGGAGAAGCGCGTTATTCCTGCGCGAGCCGACAACAAGAGTGTTGACGCTGTCTTCGTCGCGGCCGAGTTCGATCTCCGAGACAATTTGCGGCGCGGCGTCGTGGGATGCGTCCAGCACGCTGATCTTGTTCCCAACCCCGCTGCGTGcagctccgccgccgccgcccacgATGAGGCGGTTTGCATCCTCGGGGTCGAAGTCGAGGGCATATAGAGGGTACGACAGTCGTACCTCGGTCCGGGGTATTGGGGGGGCCATCGCGTGACAGCGCGGATTCGGTTTTGCGATACTTCTTCTCCAGCTGGCGGGGTATCGCGTCGCGGCCGTGGGATACCTATGTGGTAATGGTTAATTATTTTTGTACCTTTTCCTGCGAGGTCAAGTGCTGCGCCAGCACTTTGTAATCTCGCCCGCAGGATAATCGATGCGCTCGCAACAGAATGACGACGATGTCTGGTGCAGTGAAGCCTGGGCTTGTGCAGTTTTGCTCCTTCTCTGTCCTCTTTAAGAGCCCACCCAATCAGCGAGCGGGCGCCCGTCCCCAGATTCTTAGCGCGAACCTCTCTGGCAGGGGTGAAGCTCCAGACCTTCGACCTAGTGtactatgtaatccgtactccgtacgatGTATGGAATCCGTAAAGCGGCAAGAAAAGCTAGCAAGGATGACGTCGTTTTCTTGGCACCTCCTtttgtactccgtacagtcagtatgtacagtacatacatgtatACCAAGTATAAGAGTATTCCATAAAAGTACAAAACCTTCCGTCGCGTGGTTAAAGGAGAGGCAGTCTCGGACTAACGTTATCTTCAGAGCTAGAGCAGATTTTTTTACAAAGTGAGGTGCGAATTTCTCGTAAACAATTCTCCGTGTTGAGGCACAGCCGGGGCCGTCACGCCGCCATGTTCACATGAACCGCCTTGATATTGCAGTACGGTGCCAACCCGGCCTCGCCCAGCTCCCTGCCGATTCCCGACTGCTTGACGCCTCCGAACGGGATCCTGAAATCGGAAtcgttgctgctgttgaTCCAGACCATGCCCGCCTCGATCTCCCTGGCAACCCGGTGCGCCCGCACCAAGTCTTTGGTGAAGAGCGCTGCCCCGAGGCCGTACGTCGTGTCGTTGGACAGCTGAATGGCTTCTTCCTCCGTATCGAACTTGACGATAGCCACGCAAGGGCCAAAGATCTCCTCGCGGAAGATCTTCATTTCGGGCCTCACGTTGGTGAAGACGGTTGGCGCGATGAAGAAGCCCTTGCCTTTCTGTGGCAGCGGTTCGCCACCCAGGACAATCGTTGCGCCTTCTTCCTGGCCCGACTTGATGTACGAAAGCACTCTATCATACTGAGCCCTTGTCACCTGCGGCCCCTGGAACGTGGTCTCCTCAAACGGGTCGCCCACCACCGAGATCTCCTCGACCTTGGCCTTGAACCGCCCGACGAACTCGTCGTACACCTTCTCGTGGACCAGGATGCGCGACGTGGCGGTGCAGATCTGGCCCTGATTGCTCATGATGCCGATATGAGACCACTGCGCCGCTAGATCGAGGTCGGCGTCCTCAAACACAATGAGCGGCGACTTGCCCCCTGTCTCAAGGGTGATGTTCTTCATGGTTGCCGAGGCCATCTTCATGATCTCCTTGCCGGTGGCAGTGCTGCCGGTGAAGGCGATCTTGTCCACGCCAGGGTGCTGCACCAGCGCCGCGCCCGCCTCCCGGCCGTGGCCATTGATAATGTTGACCACGCCCGGCGGAAAGCCGGCCTCCTTGATAAGCCGTGCCACGTACAGCATCGAGAGCGGGGTCTGCTCGGCAAGCTTGAGCACCACCGTATTGCCGCAGCAGAGGGCGGGTCCCAGTTTCCAGGCCGCCATGTCGAGGGGATAATTCCAGGGGATGATCTGGCCGCAGACGCCTAGGGGCTCCTTGAGGGTGTAGGCAAACTTGGCCGGGCCAACGTCGATGACCTGACCAAAGTTCTTGTCGGCGTACCCGGCATAATACTTGAGGACGTTGATCACCTCCGGCACGTTCTCCTTGAGCGCGACCGAGTAGGGTTTACCATTGTCGAGACACTCGATGGTGGCCAGCGTCTCGGCGTGCTGCGCAACCAGGTCGGCCAGCTTCACCATGAGGGCCCCGCGCTCAGTGCCGGAAAGGGACCTCCATGAGGGATCTTTGAAGGCCTTGCGGGCGGCTGCCACGGCCTTGTCAACATCGTCGGCCGTGGCGGCAAAGACGGAGCATATCTCCTCCTCCGTTCTGGGGCAGAGTTAGTTTCGTAACTTTCTCTTCTGTTGGCCCTTGAGAGTTACCGACGTGGGGTTGATGGAGGCGATCTTCTGCTCATTGCTgctcttgacaaactcgttGTTGATGAAGAGGCCCAGTGGCTGGGTCCACTTCCTGCCATTCGGCGCTGCAAGTTCGATCTCCATCTTTGAATCGCTATATCTGCTTCGTCCGGCCTGCGCTGTCGCGGATGAGAAAATGCGTAGAAAAACAGCAACAATGGTCGATTTCCTCGGTTCATGCCAGAGTCCGTAGCTCGGCAGCTTCCGGGCGCAAACAGTTCGGGGGAGGGCCGTCATCTTATCTTCATCTTCCGACTTcctttatcattacctatCTGGCCCCTCCTCCGCTGTAGCTGCTTGATGCAGTGGTTGCACAGAGGGTGGGGTGGGGTTTGCCTCCCTTCCTAGGTGCAGTGGCTTCTCTTCCTCTGTGCTTCTGGGCTGCCTTCCTTTCCCGGGCAGAGAGCCAAGTTTTAGCTTCGCCAAGAGTACAACGGCGCCCCGCGTCTTTGCTAAGCAGTAGACAAGTAGACGCACCTACTAGTTGATCAAAGCAAAATACTGGCTTAGATCCCCTCCTCGTATCTACTTCGGGCATGCCCCAACCTGGAATTGAAGTGCAAGGGGAAACTGTCCGCCAGATCCTTTTACCATACGGGCAACCCCGACAACGAAACTAGTTTCAAGTTTCCAAAACCCCGATCTTGGACCGGGTTGCCTTCGGTGATGACGGTGGGGGGAGGGGCAACCTTTGCCGAGACCCAACATCACTAGCATGAAGGTGCGGCCAATCAAAG
This DNA window, taken from Thermothelomyces thermophilus ATCC 42464 chromosome 3, complete sequence, encodes the following:
- a CDS encoding carbohydrate esterase family 4 protein (CAZy_ID 270091), with amino-acid sequence MHAEGHQIASHTWSHQNASQLTTTQFTNQMIWNEIALNSILGFFPTYMRPPYSICEKNCQDILSTLGYHVVYFDLDTEGYLHDDATEIQTSKDIWDDAIDGSDPSSDNFLQIEHDIHYQTVYNLTDYILTSLFANGYRAVTVGKCLGDPVENWYRQGPNGSITVPTTSVAPPESTSTMPTDPTRTTISVAPTHSGPSIDGTCGNGVTCAGTEFGSCCSVFGWCGDSYDHCSSEKGCQPEWGSCDGTPSTTTIPSSQTTFSTKTKTSSTKTGDPSTSSAEPTQTGLPVSTDGRCGPEVKQTCTGSEFGQCCSLSSKCTDNALSCIPLLGCQEDYGTCSSTLHDRV